One Photobacterium sp. TY1-4 genomic window carries:
- the modB gene encoding molybdate ABC transporter permease subunit encodes MLSDYEWQALLLSLKVSGVAVMVSLPFGIGFAWLLARRQFFGKAFLDGVLHLPLVLPPVVIGYLLLIVLGRQGVVGQWLYHWFGITFSFSWRGAALAVAVVAFPLMVRSIRLALESVDTKLEQAARTLGAGPLKVFLTITLPLTLPGIFTGTILAFARALGEFGATITFVSNIPGETQTIPLAMYSFIETPGAESEAARLCVIAIGIALISLLVSEWLARLARNRLEAAC; translated from the coding sequence GTGCTCTCTGACTATGAATGGCAGGCGCTGCTGCTGAGCTTGAAGGTTTCCGGTGTTGCGGTCATGGTCAGTCTGCCATTCGGGATTGGTTTTGCCTGGCTGCTGGCCCGACGCCAATTTTTCGGCAAGGCTTTCCTGGATGGGGTGCTCCATCTGCCGTTGGTCCTGCCACCGGTGGTCATTGGCTATTTACTGCTGATTGTACTGGGACGGCAAGGTGTGGTGGGGCAATGGCTCTACCACTGGTTTGGCATCACGTTCAGTTTCAGCTGGCGGGGCGCTGCACTGGCAGTTGCCGTGGTGGCGTTTCCTTTGATGGTCCGTTCAATCCGGCTGGCGCTGGAAAGTGTTGATACCAAGCTGGAACAGGCTGCCCGCACCTTGGGTGCGGGACCGCTCAAAGTCTTCTTGACCATTACATTGCCGTTGACGCTGCCCGGTATTTTTACCGGCACGATTCTGGCGTTTGCCCGGGCGTTGGGCGAGTTTGGCGCCACCATTACCTTTGTCTCCAACATTCCCGGCGAGACTCAAACCATCCCGCTGGCCATGTATTCATTTATTGAAACCCCGGGCGCAGAGAGCGAAGCGGCTCGCTTGTGTGTGATTGCCATCGGGATTGCACTGATCTCTTTGCTGGTGTCTGAGTGGCTGGCCAGATTGGCGCGTAACCGGCTGGAGGCTGCATGCTGA
- the modC gene encoding molybdenum ABC transporter ATP-binding protein ModC — protein sequence MLTLEIQKQLGSLTLDVNLELPMQGITAIFGRSGTGKTSLINVISGLSQPDRGRIQLGEHVLCDIERGVSLPPEKRRIGYVFQDARLFPHYMVSGNLTYGCRQFDQTHFDDVVQLLGIEHLLKRYPASLSGGEKQRVAIGRALLSRPDMLLMDEPLASLDLPRKQELMPYLESLAKQVKIPILYVTHSLDEILRLADHMVMLNQGKVVIAGHVNSVWGSAEMRPWLPAREQSSLISARVNHHHPRYALTQVVLDANASLWVGRLNRARGEWVRVRIHANDVSLTKVQPSQTSIRNILKASIDKVLPADQDQHVAVRLRVGEARFWANLTLWAAEDLQLAVGDDVFAQIKGVSVTQDDLA from the coding sequence ATGCTGACGCTTGAGATTCAAAAGCAACTGGGCAGCCTGACACTGGATGTGAATCTGGAGCTTCCGATGCAGGGGATCACGGCGATTTTCGGCCGCTCCGGCACCGGAAAAACCTCGTTGATCAATGTGATCAGCGGGCTGAGTCAGCCCGATCGCGGGCGCATCCAACTGGGCGAGCATGTGTTATGCGACATTGAACGTGGGGTGTCGCTGCCGCCGGAAAAACGTCGCATTGGTTATGTGTTTCAGGATGCCCGACTGTTTCCGCACTATATGGTGAGCGGGAATCTCACCTATGGCTGTCGGCAGTTTGATCAGACCCATTTTGATGATGTCGTACAATTGCTGGGCATAGAGCATTTGCTGAAGCGTTATCCGGCGTCGTTATCGGGCGGTGAGAAGCAGCGGGTGGCGATTGGCCGAGCACTGTTGAGCCGACCGGACATGCTGCTGATGGATGAGCCGCTGGCCTCGCTGGATTTGCCGCGCAAGCAAGAGCTGATGCCTTATCTGGAATCGCTGGCAAAGCAAGTCAAAATTCCGATTTTGTATGTGACCCACAGTCTGGATGAGATCCTGCGTCTGGCCGACCACATGGTGATGCTGAATCAGGGCAAAGTCGTGATTGCCGGTCATGTGAACAGCGTGTGGGGTTCGGCTGAAATGCGCCCCTGGCTGCCGGCCCGGGAACAAAGTTCATTGATCAGTGCCCGGGTAAATCATCATCACCCCAGATACGCCCTGACTCAGGTGGTGCTCGACGCGAATGCCAGTCTCTGGGTCGGACGCCTGAACCGGGCGCGCGGCGAATGGGTTCGGGTTCGGATCCATGCCAATGATGTGTCCCTGACCAAAGTCCAGCCAAGCCAAACCAGTATTCGCAACATTCTCAAGGCCAGCATCGATAAAGTACTGCCTGCGGATCAGGATCAGCATGTTGCGGTGCGGCTTCGGGTTGGGGAAGCTCGGTTTTGGGCCAACCTGACCTTGTGGGCGGCGGAAGATTTGCAACTGGCCGTTGGCGATGATGTGTTTGCCCAAATTAAAGGGGTGAGTGTCACTCAGGATGACTTGGCATAA
- a CDS encoding CAP domain-containing protein, giving the protein MRTLALLILSSLLVTGCGGSGGGSGESTTSSGNSGNGSAISGDNGFDNSSNSSSTSGSGSNAGNSGSTDSGDSASNGDFAEQMLAAVNAARAEARDCGGQMMPAVPALTWDYSLEQAAFVHSSNMANYNFFSHTGLNGDSPSDRVTDQGYSWSATGENIAAGQKSIAEVMDGWLKSPGHCKNIMGANYTQMGASSVTNSSAQYGIYWTQVFARPR; this is encoded by the coding sequence ATGCGAACACTAGCACTCTTAATTCTTTCTTCGTTATTAGTTACAGGTTGTGGCGGCTCAGGTGGCGGCTCCGGCGAAAGTACAACGTCTAGCGGTAATTCCGGTAATGGTTCAGCCATTTCAGGCGACAACGGGTTTGATAACAGCTCAAATAGTTCGAGCACCTCGGGCAGCGGCTCTAACGCCGGTAATAGCGGTAGCACGGACAGCGGTGACAGTGCTTCAAATGGTGACTTCGCCGAGCAAATGCTGGCGGCAGTGAATGCGGCCCGTGCCGAAGCGCGTGACTGTGGTGGTCAGATGATGCCAGCGGTTCCTGCGCTGACTTGGGATTACTCGCTGGAGCAAGCCGCGTTCGTTCACTCCAGCAACATGGCAAACTATAACTTCTTCAGCCATACGGGACTCAATGGTGATTCACCAAGTGATCGTGTGACGGATCAAGGTTACAGCTGGTCAGCAACCGGTGAAAACATTGCCGCAGGTCAGAAGTCGATCGCTGAAGTGATGGATGGCTGGCTGAAGAGCCCGGGTCACTGTAAGAACATCATGGGCGCAAATTATACGCAAATGGGGGCGTCTTCCGTGACTAACTCCAGTGCGCAATACGGCATTTACTGGACTCAGGTGTTTGCCCGTCCGCGTTAA
- a CDS encoding alpha/beta fold hydrolase, producing MDHSPPSTPTTRRSVSSRPLVLLRGLLREQRHWGAFYPLLCQHYPQRQVICLDLAGNGARYQAQSPGSIRAMVNDLRGQLHLHDTMIDEMDETDEIDLIAISMGGMIALDWMTGYPNEIHSAVLINTSVRPYSPFYRRLNWRQLPRIGRTLFSPPAVQEATIMQLTSNFPEQHQAELEQWIRWRQEFPVNRSNALIQLSAAARFNARVSPTKPTLLVASRQDQLVDVSCSQMLATRWQVPLVLHPCAGHDLPLDDPHWLLEQIRHFDRTCQAQADTPVATGQS from the coding sequence ATGGACCACAGCCCGCCCTCCACTCCAACGACGCGCCGCTCCGTCTCATCTCGTCCGCTGGTCCTGTTACGAGGACTACTGCGCGAACAACGCCACTGGGGCGCGTTTTACCCCCTGTTGTGTCAACACTATCCGCAGCGTCAGGTCATTTGTCTGGATCTGGCGGGCAACGGGGCACGTTATCAGGCTCAGTCCCCCGGCAGTATCCGGGCCATGGTCAATGATCTACGCGGTCAGCTACACCTGCACGACACGATGATAGATGAGATGGATGAGACGGATGAGATTGATCTGATTGCCATCTCCATGGGGGGAATGATTGCGCTGGACTGGATGACGGGTTACCCGAATGAAATCCATTCGGCGGTGTTGATCAACACCAGTGTTCGACCTTATTCGCCCTTTTATCGCCGTTTAAACTGGCGACAACTGCCCCGGATTGGCCGCACCCTATTCAGCCCGCCGGCTGTTCAGGAAGCCACCATCATGCAGCTAACCTCAAACTTCCCAGAGCAGCACCAGGCGGAGCTCGAACAGTGGATCCGCTGGCGCCAAGAGTTTCCGGTGAACCGTTCAAACGCCTTGATACAGCTGTCTGCTGCCGCCCGCTTTAACGCCCGGGTCTCACCGACCAAACCCACTTTGCTGGTTGCCTCCCGCCAGGATCAGCTGGTCGATGTCAGTTGCAGTCAGATGTTGGCGACCCGCTGGCAAGTTCCGCTGGTGTTGCACCCTTGCGCAGGTCATGACTTACCGCTCGATGATCCACACTGGCTGCTGGAGCAAATTCGCCATTTTGACCGCACTTGCCAGGCACAGGCCGACACACCCGTGGCGACTGGCCAGTCATGA
- a CDS encoding M14 family zinc carboxypeptidase, with product MHASMLYARLPELGQLEALIKHQLPHIRAVPVETRQLTTVNLDSQPIPLYAVSLGNPDPEAPGLVIVGGVHGLERIGSQVVISFMNSLCQRLHWDSALQLKLQAIRLVFLPLLNPVGMAKRYRSNGNHVDLMRNAPLDSQEPTAWLVGGHRLSKHLPWYRGDLGHAMEAEAQALVDLISLEAAHRPLTLALDCHSGFGSKDRLWFPYAKSRTQPMRKIGDVYHLKELFFNAYPHQNYIFEPQALHYTCHGDLWDYLYDRSEANGTHLLPITLEMGSWRWVRKNPLQLIDRLGLFHPMKPHRIQRVLRTHLTLMEFLINATYAYPSWYQGESSQRHADTARALWYPDASPLSLSL from the coding sequence TTGCACGCATCCATGCTCTACGCCCGCCTGCCCGAACTTGGCCAGCTGGAAGCGCTGATCAAACACCAGCTTCCCCATATTCGCGCAGTGCCCGTCGAAACCCGCCAGCTCACCACCGTCAACCTTGATTCTCAACCCATTCCACTCTACGCCGTGAGTCTCGGAAATCCGGATCCAGAGGCGCCAGGGCTGGTGATTGTCGGCGGCGTTCACGGACTGGAACGCATTGGTTCGCAAGTCGTGATCTCTTTTATGAACAGCCTGTGCCAGCGACTGCACTGGGATAGCGCCCTGCAGCTGAAACTCCAGGCCATTCGGCTGGTGTTCCTGCCGCTGCTCAACCCGGTGGGGATGGCGAAACGCTATCGCTCCAACGGCAACCATGTCGATTTGATGCGTAATGCGCCCCTCGACAGCCAGGAACCAACCGCCTGGCTGGTGGGCGGCCACCGGCTGAGTAAACATCTTCCCTGGTATCGCGGGGATCTCGGACATGCCATGGAAGCCGAAGCCCAGGCCCTGGTTGATTTGATCAGCCTGGAAGCCGCGCACCGCCCGCTGACCCTGGCGCTGGATTGCCATTCCGGTTTCGGCAGCAAAGACCGGCTATGGTTCCCCTATGCCAAAAGCCGGACCCAGCCGATGCGAAAAATCGGCGACGTTTATCACCTCAAAGAACTGTTTTTCAACGCTTATCCGCACCAAAACTATATTTTTGAGCCCCAGGCCCTACATTACACCTGCCACGGGGATTTATGGGACTACCTGTATGATCGCTCCGAAGCCAACGGAACTCATCTGCTGCCGATCACCCTGGAAATGGGTTCCTGGCGCTGGGTGCGTAAAAATCCGCTCCAGCTCATTGACCGGCTGGGGCTTTTCCATCCCATGAAGCCACATCGTATCCAGCGGGTGTTGCGGACCCATCTGACGCTGATGGAGTTTTTAATCAATGCGACCTATGCTTATCCGTCATGGTATCAAGGGGAGAGCAGCCAGCGTCATGCCGACACCGCCAGAGCCTTGTGGTATCCCGACGCATCACCGCTCAGTCTAAGCCTGTAA
- a CDS encoding D-fructose-6-phosphate amidotransferase: protein MTASKLYLRDLLGITMILSAILVTLGSIFGVLAILTHFSHEDAIASTFLHESVPLFVFLIPFYLISRYINRPQWVIGVQQYLLEAAIKANRKMG, encoded by the coding sequence ATGACTGCGTCCAAACTTTACTTACGGGATCTGCTGGGAATAACCATGATCCTGTCTGCAATTTTGGTCACGCTCGGCAGTATTTTCGGCGTTCTGGCAATCCTCACCCATTTTTCGCATGAGGATGCGATTGCCTCGACGTTTCTCCACGAGTCCGTGCCACTCTTTGTATTCCTGATCCCTTTTTACCTGATCAGCCGCTATATCAACCGGCCGCAATGGGTCATCGGCGTACAACAATATTTATTAGAAGCCGCGATTAAGGCCAACCGTAAAATGGGTTAA